A single genomic interval of Brevibacillus brevis harbors:
- a CDS encoding LysR family transcriptional regulator — MELVYLHTFREVARYGSFTRAAEELGYAQPTVTAQMQKLEQSYGAPLFERYGRKLRLTQAGEALLPYARELIRLYGESKEVIKQQTTGPIAIGTIDTLAAFFLPSYLQAFCQQYPQVDLVLQTAGEAEIVQQIKDGYLDIGIIFDRPCTDPELVTYVIREEELVIIMPPTHRFTTATALTVHDLGGEPLVLTEEGCTYRGMLLEALGEAGMSQRIACQFSNPEAIKQCVRCGLGVALLPLMAVKRELAEGVLTAIPFQSDKPPFSIQLVYHKKKWLSPSMVTLVDTITRSQREES; from the coding sequence ATGGAGCTGGTCTATTTACATACTTTTCGCGAAGTAGCCCGGTATGGGAGCTTTACACGGGCAGCAGAAGAACTGGGCTATGCTCAACCGACGGTAACGGCACAAATGCAAAAGCTGGAGCAGTCGTATGGAGCCCCGCTATTTGAGAGATACGGACGCAAGCTGCGACTGACGCAAGCAGGGGAAGCCTTGCTGCCGTACGCACGGGAATTGATTCGTTTGTATGGGGAATCTAAAGAAGTGATTAAGCAACAGACAACAGGCCCAATTGCCATTGGAACGATTGATACATTGGCGGCGTTCTTTCTGCCGTCGTATTTACAGGCTTTTTGTCAGCAATATCCTCAGGTTGACTTAGTATTGCAGACGGCTGGAGAAGCAGAAATTGTACAACAGATCAAGGATGGCTATCTCGATATCGGGATCATTTTCGATCGTCCTTGTACAGACCCTGAGCTAGTCACCTACGTTATTCGCGAGGAAGAATTGGTGATCATCATGCCACCCACCCATCGATTTACGACAGCAACAGCACTCACGGTCCATGATTTGGGTGGGGAACCGCTTGTATTGACCGAAGAAGGCTGCACGTATCGGGGCATGCTGCTGGAGGCATTGGGAGAGGCTGGGATGAGTCAGCGAATCGCCTGCCAGTTTAGCAATCCGGAAGCGATCAAGCAGTGTGTGCGCTGTGGCCTGGGTGTAGCTTTGCTGCCGCTCATGGCGGTCAAGAGAGAGCTCGCAGAAGGGGTGCTTACAGCCATCCCATTTCAGTCAGATAAGCCGCCTTTTTCCATACAGCTTGTTTATCATAAAAAGAAATGGCTATCACCTTCGATGGTGACGCTTGTGGATACGATTACGAGATCACAGAGAGAGGAATCGTGA
- a CDS encoding rhodanese-like domain-containing protein, protein MSLVLQTPAAPSEVARTHFLNKLSLETDVADVWNDIQNRVEGFYILDARSEKAYREGHVPGALNLPHSLISAETTAALDPTKLMVIYCWGPNCNGAAKACAKLAALGFRVKEMLGGIEYWETEGNPLE, encoded by the coding sequence ATGTCCCTTGTTTTGCAAACACCCGCCGCGCCATCTGAAGTAGCCCGTACTCATTTTCTCAACAAGCTTTCTCTCGAGACAGATGTCGCTGATGTATGGAATGACATCCAAAACCGAGTGGAAGGCTTCTACATCCTGGATGCTCGCAGCGAGAAAGCGTATCGGGAGGGTCACGTTCCCGGAGCTCTGAATCTCCCCCATTCGCTTATTTCCGCTGAAACGACGGCTGCTCTGGACCCGACCAAGCTCATGGTCATCTACTGCTGGGGTCCCAACTGCAACGGTGCAGCGAAGGCCTGCGCGAAACTGGCCGCTCTCGGTTTTCGAGTGAAAGAGATGCTCGGCGGGATTGAATACTGGGAAACAGAGGGGAATCCTCTCGAATAG
- a CDS encoding sensor histidine kinase, which translates to MPLFSNLGFQKKIMLSYLVMMLLIGCVTTLFSYQMTKVTSDEVYLTQNLLPQTSALLEVKNQIYTKTYALNMYTLTRNESYLDQYYTNLIDTARFSSLPKTEANSGLFTIIESISKLDFIFLNKINPLLQAGNVPAVSYVLTNEVQPLLDRLERDLSFSLNQLEYQTNKEFQNSNESIKVSLILTYSVSVASILFGLFCTFYFRNELLRPIQSLMQQAREVSKGTFGQQIVYTHQDEFLELAQEFNKMSSSIANLFAQDERQRQILTEEKNIREQILNSLPVGIITHSHATVGLHVNQLAQHLVKLDDHGYPVSKVSFEAPTCNEPTPWFVNRKMTLYKKDDTPFIALVSYIPLHNHHHDQETGWMVAFLDITEQEQIQEYLNQSEKLAMVGQLAAGAAHEIRNPLTVIYGFIQLLEQRLSDQERDLYYLPLILQEIERVNRIVTELLMLSKPSKPDYREVALTGVVHSILPLMNAEAMLHGIEIVDHCDPSIRIHVDVEQLKQILLNLMKNSIEAMKDGGVLSIESRLDDQAVHIHVKDTGEGISQEYLVRIFDPFFSLKEDGTGLGLPISRRMVENHGGELHVNSKLGKGTEIIITLPLTPKED; encoded by the coding sequence ATGCCCCTTTTCAGCAATCTCGGATTTCAGAAAAAAATCATGCTCAGCTATCTCGTAATGATGCTTCTCATCGGTTGCGTAACGACCCTGTTCAGCTATCAAATGACCAAGGTCACCTCTGATGAAGTGTATTTGACACAAAACCTCTTACCGCAAACGAGCGCCTTATTGGAAGTCAAAAACCAGATTTACACCAAGACATATGCGTTGAACATGTATACATTGACGCGCAACGAGTCTTACCTGGATCAGTACTATACAAATCTGATCGATACGGCTCGTTTTTCCTCGCTTCCCAAAACGGAGGCGAACAGTGGCTTGTTTACGATTATTGAATCGATATCAAAACTGGACTTTATTTTTTTGAACAAAATCAATCCGTTGCTGCAAGCAGGGAATGTTCCCGCCGTCAGCTATGTCCTTACCAATGAAGTACAGCCATTGCTCGACCGGTTGGAACGCGATCTGTCCTTTTCACTCAATCAGCTCGAGTATCAGACGAACAAAGAGTTTCAGAATTCAAATGAGAGCATCAAAGTCTCGTTGATCCTGACGTATTCCGTTTCTGTAGCCTCTATCTTGTTTGGGCTGTTCTGTACGTTTTACTTCCGCAATGAGCTGTTGCGCCCGATCCAGTCTCTGATGCAGCAAGCGCGTGAAGTATCGAAAGGAACATTCGGCCAACAAATCGTCTATACCCATCAAGACGAATTCCTTGAGTTGGCGCAGGAGTTCAACAAAATGTCGAGTAGCATCGCCAATCTATTCGCACAAGATGAAAGGCAACGGCAAATTCTGACCGAAGAAAAAAACATCCGGGAGCAAATCTTAAACTCTCTGCCTGTTGGGATTATTACTCACTCCCATGCGACAGTCGGTCTTCATGTAAACCAGTTGGCACAGCATTTGGTCAAGCTCGACGATCACGGTTACCCCGTGTCCAAGGTTTCCTTTGAAGCACCCACATGCAACGAGCCGACTCCCTGGTTCGTCAATCGCAAAATGACCTTGTACAAAAAAGACGACACGCCATTCATTGCCCTGGTCTCCTACATCCCTTTGCACAATCATCACCACGATCAGGAAACCGGGTGGATGGTCGCCTTCCTGGACATTACGGAGCAGGAGCAAATTCAAGAGTACTTGAATCAATCCGAGAAGCTGGCGATGGTCGGTCAGTTGGCAGCGGGAGCCGCTCATGAAATTCGTAATCCGCTAACGGTCATCTACGGCTTTATTCAGCTATTGGAACAGCGTTTATCGGATCAAGAGCGCGATTTGTACTATTTGCCCTTAATTTTGCAGGAAATTGAACGGGTCAACCGCATTGTGACGGAGTTGTTGATGCTCTCCAAACCGTCCAAGCCCGATTATCGCGAGGTTGCGCTAACCGGTGTCGTTCATTCGATTCTTCCCTTGATGAATGCCGAGGCTATGCTACATGGGATTGAAATCGTAGATCACTGTGATCCGAGCATTCGCATTCACGTCGATGTCGAGCAATTAAAGCAAATCCTGTTAAATTTAATGAAAAACAGCATTGAAGCCATGAAAGACGGCGGCGTTCTCTCCATTGAAAGCCGCCTGGACGATCAGGCTGTCCATATTCATGTCAAAGACACGGGAGAAGGCATTTCTCAAGAGTATCTGGTACGTATATTCGATCCGTTCTTCTCCTTAAAAGAGGATGGAACAGGACTGGGGCTGCCGATTTCCCGACGAATGGTCGAAAACCACGGTGGGGAGCTGCACGTGAACAGTAAGCTGGGAAAAGGAACGGAAATCATCATTACGCTTCCGCTTACACCAAAAGAAGATTAG
- a CDS encoding acetate/propionate family kinase: MVGKKNVLVLNCGSSSVKYKLYEMPSKTLIAHDYLEQIQRDQYEDAIRGVFESLKQYSIDIVSHRVVHGGEAFKQSVIIDDQVKDEIRSLSRFAPLHNPINLTGIEVAQSLFPDLIHVAVFDTAFHQTMPPSSYLYALPYEYYEQYGIRKYGFHGTSHRYVMGRAAEMMGRPKEQLRLISCHIGSGVSITAIRNGESYDTSMGMTPLAGLSMGTRSGNIDPGIIPYIEEIEKTDTAGAIKILNNNSGLMGVSGVSNDLRDVMKKAEEGHLRSKLALELFTTILHKHVGLYLARLNGVDGIIFTAGVGENSAAVRDLVCSGLEFAGVNLDREVNRTSKGETFISTKYSPVKVMVIPTNEELVMAMDAFELGHN, from the coding sequence GTGGTAGGAAAAAAGAATGTTCTTGTACTGAACTGCGGAAGTTCTTCTGTGAAGTACAAGCTGTATGAAATGCCTTCCAAAACATTGATTGCGCATGATTATTTGGAGCAAATCCAGCGTGACCAATATGAAGATGCTATTCGGGGAGTGTTTGAATCCCTCAAACAATATTCGATAGATATCGTTTCCCATCGTGTTGTCCACGGCGGAGAAGCATTTAAGCAGTCCGTTATTATTGATGACCAAGTAAAAGACGAAATTCGTAGCCTGTCCCGTTTCGCCCCGCTTCATAACCCCATTAACCTGACCGGGATTGAAGTTGCACAGAGTCTGTTTCCTGATTTGATTCACGTAGCTGTTTTTGATACAGCGTTCCACCAAACCATGCCACCATCCTCTTATTTGTACGCACTGCCTTATGAATACTACGAGCAATACGGTATTCGCAAATACGGTTTCCATGGAACGTCCCATCGCTATGTAATGGGCCGGGCAGCAGAAATGATGGGTCGCCCGAAAGAGCAGCTACGTCTGATCAGCTGCCACATCGGAAGCGGGGTAAGTATCACGGCGATCCGAAATGGTGAATCGTATGATACGTCGATGGGTATGACGCCGTTGGCTGGTTTGTCTATGGGTACGCGCAGCGGAAACATTGACCCAGGTATCATCCCGTATATTGAGGAAATTGAAAAGACTGACACGGCTGGCGCTATTAAGATTCTGAATAACAATAGCGGTCTCATGGGCGTATCGGGTGTATCCAATGATTTGCGTGACGTTATGAAAAAAGCAGAAGAGGGACATCTCCGCAGCAAGCTCGCGCTGGAATTGTTTACTACTATTCTGCATAAGCATGTGGGACTGTACCTTGCACGACTGAATGGAGTTGACGGTATTATCTTTACGGCGGGTGTCGGAGAGAATAGTGCTGCCGTGCGTGATTTGGTGTGCTCTGGTCTGGAATTTGCCGGGGTAAACCTGGATCGTGAGGTAAACCGCACCAGCAAAGGTGAGACATTCATCAGCACGAAATACTCTCCGGTAAAAGTCATGGTCATCCCGACAAATGAAGAACTTGTCATGGCAATGGATGCATTCGAACTGGGGCATAACTAG
- a CDS encoding VanZ family protein yields the protein MRRYRKVWDYLLLMAILLGLFISSSQPYAKQDMRGTIDKLVDEQSLQDRLGDISIPYGGKDVSLEEKGAAGFIEFLIRKGTHFTVFALLAFSWYRVFSHHLSFGQALPWSAFCSVMTAVLDEWHQTFTPDRTGMVQDVLLDASGSVTMLLIIALNYLYSRRAYRYKM from the coding sequence GTGCGTCGATATCGAAAAGTATGGGATTACTTGCTTTTGATGGCCATTCTCCTCGGGTTGTTCATTTCTTCTTCACAGCCATACGCCAAGCAAGACATGCGAGGGACGATAGACAAGCTAGTGGATGAACAGAGCTTACAAGACCGTTTAGGCGACATATCCATTCCTTACGGAGGCAAGGATGTCAGCCTGGAAGAAAAGGGAGCGGCTGGTTTTATCGAGTTCTTGATACGGAAAGGGACACACTTTACTGTTTTTGCTCTCTTGGCTTTTAGCTGGTATCGCGTGTTTTCGCATCATCTCTCGTTTGGGCAAGCACTGCCCTGGAGCGCTTTTTGCAGTGTGATGACGGCTGTTTTGGATGAATGGCACCAGACGTTTACACCGGATCGAACCGGAATGGTGCAGGATGTTTTGCTCGATGCATCTGGATCTGTCACGATGTTGTTGATAATTGCTCTCAATTATCTGTATTCACGAAGAGCATATCGTTATAAAATGTAG
- a CDS encoding S1 RNA-binding domain-containing protein yields the protein MAVQVGSIIEGKVTAIKPFGMFVAVSETEQGLVHISQVANGFVKDINDHFTVGAQVKVKVLSIDDAGKISLSVRAALPAPERPEREERRGGGYRGGDRGGNAKRDSGASFEDKMKKWMKHSEENLATINKKNAKRGY from the coding sequence ATGGCAGTACAAGTGGGAAGCATCATCGAAGGAAAAGTGACAGCGATTAAACCGTTTGGGATGTTCGTAGCAGTCAGCGAAACCGAGCAGGGGCTGGTCCACATTTCCCAAGTAGCAAACGGTTTTGTTAAGGATATCAATGATCACTTTACCGTGGGGGCACAAGTAAAGGTAAAAGTACTCTCCATTGATGATGCAGGTAAAATCTCGCTTTCGGTTCGCGCAGCACTCCCAGCGCCTGAGCGTCCGGAACGTGAAGAGCGCCGTGGTGGTGGATATCGTGGAGGCGACCGCGGAGGGAATGCAAAACGAGATAGCGGAGCTTCTTTCGAAGACAAGATGAAAAAATGGATGAAGCACAGCGAAGAGAACCTTGCGACAATCAACAAAAAGAACGCAAAACGCGGCTACTAA
- a CDS encoding alpha/beta hydrolase family protein has product MQLDTSPFVACTSEETVHPGVRLYTVSYYSQDLLVKAALAVPEAYFQEGACLPALLYCRGGIKGVGRVRPERISQMAAFGYVVLAPHYRGNEGGEGRDEFGGADRHDVFAAFELLRNLEKVDKERISVYGFSRGGIMALFAAMECKGVLSCVVWSGVSDMFLTYEERVDLRRMLRRIIGHPRKQEDAYRDRTPLYRMDEISCPVLIIHGTEDENVGVEHAHKLADALTRAGKPYEKWLAQGASHLFVGEEMEMYTRKMFAWLDAQA; this is encoded by the coding sequence ATGCAGCTAGATACTTCACCATTTGTCGCATGTACATCCGAGGAGACAGTCCATCCGGGAGTGCGGCTCTATACCGTCAGCTACTACAGTCAAGACTTGCTGGTAAAAGCTGCCTTGGCTGTTCCAGAGGCCTATTTTCAGGAGGGAGCATGTTTGCCAGCTCTCCTGTATTGCCGAGGCGGGATTAAAGGAGTGGGACGGGTCCGACCTGAGAGAATCAGCCAAATGGCCGCCTTTGGCTACGTGGTCCTCGCCCCTCATTACCGTGGCAACGAAGGCGGAGAGGGCCGGGATGAATTCGGTGGGGCAGACAGGCATGATGTGTTTGCTGCATTTGAATTGCTCCGCAATCTGGAGAAGGTGGACAAGGAGCGAATCAGCGTCTACGGCTTTTCACGCGGTGGCATCATGGCCTTGTTTGCTGCAATGGAGTGCAAGGGCGTATTATCCTGCGTCGTATGGAGTGGCGTCAGCGACATGTTTTTGACCTATGAGGAGCGGGTTGATCTGAGAAGGATGCTGCGTAGAATCATCGGTCACCCGCGCAAGCAGGAGGATGCCTACCGCGATCGGACGCCTTTGTATCGGATGGACGAGATTTCTTGCCCTGTGCTGATCATACATGGAACAGAAGATGAGAATGTGGGAGTGGAGCATGCTCATAAATTGGCAGATGCGCTGACGCGGGCAGGCAAACCGTATGAAAAATGGCTGGCGCAAGGGGCCAGCCATCTGTTTGTCGGGGAAGAAATGGAGATGTATACGCGCAAGATGTTCGCTTGGCTGGATGCGCAAGCCTAA